From the genome of Lentilactobacillus buchneri, one region includes:
- a CDS encoding sugar O-acetyltransferase, whose amino-acid sequence MMCSEKEKMLAGERYLNTDDELAADRHRNRLLVDKFNRVARQDPEQGSQLIKQIFHQTGEKVDIQSPFQCDYGYTVSVGENFFANYGCTFIDVGKITIGKNAMLGPNTSIYSVNHPLGAKERIANYEYPGNVTIGDNLWVGGNTTIVPGVTLGDNVVVAAGAVVTKSFGDNVLIGGNPARILKHLN is encoded by the coding sequence ATGATGTGTAGTGAAAAAGAGAAAATGTTAGCTGGAGAACGGTACCTGAATACGGATGACGAATTGGCAGCGGACCGGCACCGTAACCGATTGCTGGTAGATAAATTTAACCGGGTTGCCCGCCAAGATCCTGAGCAAGGGAGCCAATTGATTAAGCAAATTTTTCATCAAACTGGTGAAAAGGTGGATATTCAATCCCCCTTTCAATGTGATTATGGCTACACTGTTTCAGTCGGGGAGAACTTTTTTGCCAATTACGGTTGTACATTTATCGACGTTGGTAAGATTACAATTGGTAAGAACGCCATGCTGGGACCGAACACTTCGATTTATTCTGTCAATCATCCCCTTGGAGCCAAGGAACGGATCGCCAATTATGAATATCCTGGGAATGTTACAATAGGAGATAATCTCTGGGTTGGCGGCAACACGACAATCGTTCCGGGAGTCACATTAGGAGATAACGTTGTGGTGGCAGCCGGAGCGGTGGTTACAAAATCGTTTGGTGACAACGTCCTAATTGGCGGCAATCCAGCCAGAATCTTAAAACATCTTAATTAA
- a CDS encoding aldo/keto reductase codes for MSKENIGSRIKLADGHTMPQEGLGVYRMTDEDELIKSVKSAYDDGYRLFDTAQMYGNEAAVGKAIKDLDVAREDIFVTTKVAEENQGYDQTIASVEESLKKLQLDYVDLLLVHWPIHTHFFETWRAFESLKEQGLVKSIGTSNYGMLHLQYLATKANEMPVVNQLEVHPYLSQQAMIDFDRENHIVTQAWAPLGRGRIFDDPVIVRIANQHGKSAAQVILRWHFQRGDSFIPKSVHPERIKQNADIYDFELSEDEIKQVDGLNRNTRISQEPEMVYEIGHQYPHH; via the coding sequence ATGAGTAAAGAGAATATTGGCAGTAGAATCAAATTAGCAGACGGTCATACGATGCCCCAAGAAGGACTGGGTGTTTATCGGATGACTGATGAAGATGAATTAATTAAGTCGGTTAAATCCGCATATGATGATGGTTACCGGTTGTTTGATACCGCTCAAATGTACGGCAACGAAGCTGCGGTTGGCAAAGCCATCAAAGACTTGGATGTTGCCCGGGAGGACATTTTTGTCACGACTAAGGTTGCTGAAGAGAATCAAGGATACGATCAGACCATTGCTTCAGTCGAAGAATCATTGAAGAAACTGCAGTTGGATTACGTGGACCTACTACTGGTTCACTGGCCAATTCACACCCACTTCTTTGAAACCTGGCGGGCATTTGAAAGCCTTAAAGAGCAGGGGTTGGTCAAGTCGATTGGCACTAGCAACTACGGCATGCTGCATCTGCAGTATTTGGCAACCAAAGCTAATGAGATGCCAGTCGTCAACCAATTGGAAGTCCACCCATACCTCTCACAGCAGGCTATGATTGATTTCGACCGTGAAAATCACATTGTCACTCAAGCATGGGCACCGTTGGGTCGCGGCCGGATTTTTGATGATCCAGTGATTGTCAGAATTGCCAATCAGCATGGTAAATCAGCCGCCCAGGTCATTTTGCGCTGGCATTTTCAACGTGGTGATTCATTCATTCCCAAGTCAGTTCATCCTGAACGGATCAAGCAGAACGCTGACATCTATGATTTTGAGTTGAGCGAAGATGAAATAAAACAGGTGGATGGGTTGAACCGGAACACTCGGATCAGCCAAGAGCCTGAGATGGTGTATGAGATTGGGCATCAGTATCCGCATCATTAA
- a CDS encoding IS30-like element ISLpl1 family transposase has product MSSITYSERIKIETFCELGLSNIQMGVRLNRSPSTISYELSRCQPYQAELAQTDAEYKRSRCGRKTKLSDELKQKILNHLRLSWSPGMIAHEFKLATKSIYNWLNQGRIGFSLNDLPEHGVRQRRNVDQRSKYNQSLGRSIEQRPMIINQRNRIGDFELDTVVGPRGHSKAVLLTLIDRKSRFLWAYRLKDRTTATVNEALTKFLTTFNGPVHSFTVDRGTEFSGLVSLESQYGIKTYYCHAYTPAERGSNERFNRNLRYFYPKGTRFEHISAQDLTTTLLQINQRPLKILDWQTPYQVMLTNLSKNSD; this is encoded by the coding sequence TTGTCTAGTATAACCTATTCCGAACGAATTAAAATCGAAACCTTTTGTGAACTAGGGCTGTCCAATATCCAAATGGGCGTTCGGCTGAACCGATCACCGTCAACAATTTCTTATGAATTATCTCGATGTCAACCTTACCAGGCTGAATTAGCACAAACAGATGCCGAATACAAGCGATCACGATGTGGTCGGAAAACTAAGCTGAGCGATGAGTTAAAGCAAAAAATTCTCAACCATTTACGTCTAAGCTGGTCACCAGGAATGATTGCTCACGAATTTAAACTAGCTACTAAATCTATTTATAATTGGCTAAATCAGGGGAGAATTGGTTTCTCCTTGAATGATCTACCTGAACATGGCGTACGCCAACGGCGTAACGTTGACCAACGATCCAAATATAATCAATCTTTGGGGCGATCAATTGAACAGCGTCCCATGATCATTAATCAACGTAATCGCATCGGCGATTTTGAACTAGATACAGTCGTTGGTCCTCGTGGGCATAGTAAGGCAGTTTTATTAACTTTAATCGATCGAAAATCACGGTTCCTTTGGGCATACCGGTTAAAAGATCGGACGACAGCGACTGTTAATGAAGCACTAACTAAGTTCCTAACCACTTTTAATGGTCCGGTGCACAGCTTTACTGTGGACCGTGGCACTGAGTTTAGTGGGCTAGTATCACTTGAATCACAATATGGTATTAAGACCTATTACTGCCATGCTTATACTCCAGCTGAACGTGGTAGTAATGAACGCTTTAATCGGAATTTACGTTATTTTTATCCTAAAGGGACTCGTTTTGAGCACATTAGTGCTCAAGATTTAACGACGACGTTACTCCAAATTAACCAGCGACCGCTTAAAATACTCGACTGGCAAACACCGTATCAGGTTATGCTGACAAATTTGTCCAAAAATTCGGATTAA